A single region of the Anoplolepis gracilipes chromosome 1, ASM4749672v1, whole genome shotgun sequence genome encodes:
- the LOC140672821 gene encoding short neuropeptide F isoform X2: MSAMYAKRCAALVFLVVIVGLVNATENYMDYGEMAEKTPVKNINELYELLLQRNAWDNAGFGGIPLEHLMIRKSQRSPSLRLRFGRSGPHVSARALPRPVGAAAAAAGYEDNN, encoded by the exons ATGAGCGCCATGTATGCTAAACGCTGCGCCGCTCTCGTTTTTCTCGTTGTGATAGTCGGCCTCGTAAACGCCACCGAGAATTACATGGATTACGGAG AGATGGCAGAAAAAACGCCCGTAAAAAACATCAACGAGCTCTACGAGCTTCTGCTGCAACGCAATGCGTGGGATAACGCTGGCTTCGGAGGCATCCCGTTGGAGCACCTGATGATCCGAAAGTCGCAGCGATCTCCGTCGCTGCGTCTTCGATTCGGTCGTTCCGGACCGCACGTCTCC GCGAGGGCCCTGCCGAGACCCGTGGgtgcggcggcggcggcggcgggaTACGAAGACAACAATTAA
- the LOC140672821 gene encoding short neuropeptide F isoform X1, with translation MSAMYAKRCAALVFLVVIVGLVNATENYMDYGEEMAEKTPVKNINELYELLLQRNAWDNAGFGGIPLEHLMIRKSQRSPSLRLRFGRSGPHVSARALPRPVGAAAAAAGYEDNN, from the exons ATGAGCGCCATGTATGCTAAACGCTGCGCCGCTCTCGTTTTTCTCGTTGTGATAGTCGGCCTCGTAAACGCCACCGAGAATTACATGGATTACGGAG aagAGATGGCAGAAAAAACGCCCGTAAAAAACATCAACGAGCTCTACGAGCTTCTGCTGCAACGCAATGCGTGGGATAACGCTGGCTTCGGAGGCATCCCGTTGGAGCACCTGATGATCCGAAAGTCGCAGCGATCTCCGTCGCTGCGTCTTCGATTCGGTCGTTCCGGACCGCACGTCTCC GCGAGGGCCCTGCCGAGACCCGTGGgtgcggcggcggcggcggcgggaTACGAAGACAACAATTAA